A portion of the Carya illinoinensis cultivar Pawnee chromosome 11, C.illinoinensisPawnee_v1, whole genome shotgun sequence genome contains these proteins:
- the LOC122282834 gene encoding protein JINGUBANG-like: MHLPLSLSLSLSLSLSLSLIQMRSRQTVSKKTILGPQTNISFDCTRSLLSHGTLMIKHHCVTTLKTLHSPVSCLAVNNNNLLYAASACIVIVFDLSNHTHIDTFNDYPSSGSVKSIAFNDTKIFTAHQDSKIRVWRIAQPRRHHLLYTLPTFKERLYRSLVPKNYVHVRRHKKRLWIEHCDAVSGLVVNEDLMYSASWDKSFKIWNISENRCLESVKAHEDAVNAIAVSGNGTVYTASADGCIRVWERDDTLRKHALVRTLEKHRSSVNALVVNGDGRVLFSGGSDLSIFVWEKKNNNNADSVVFVEALWGHTSAILCLINVEDLLASGSSDRTVRIWQRGEDSGYRCMVVMEGHEKPVKSLAAVVRPAGASNGVVSVCSGSLDGEIKIWEISKSSDHLCNLR, translated from the coding sequence ATGcacctacctctctctctctctctctctctctctctctctctctctctctctctcatccaaaTGCGTAGCCGTCAAACAGTGTCCAAAAAAACCATATTAGGTCCTCAAACCAATATCTCTTTCGATTGCACACGGTCCCTGCTTTCTCATGGAACCCTGATGATCAAGCACCACTGCGTTACCACTCTCAAAACCCTACATTCCCCCGTCAGTTGCCTCGCGGTCAACAACAATAACCTCCTCTACGCCGCTTCTGCTTGCATAGTCATCGTCTTCGATCTATCGAACCACACCCATATCGACACATTCAACGACTATCCCAGCTCCGGGTCTGTGAAGTCTATCGCCTTCAACGACACAAAGATCTTCACCGCTCACCAAGACTCAAAGATTCGTGTATGGCGGATCGCACAGCCGAGGCGACACCACCTCTTGTACACTCTTCCCACCTTCAAAGAACGCTTGTACCGTTCCCTTGTGCCAAAGAATTATGTCCACGTCCGGCGGCATAAGAAGCGGCTTTGGATTGAACACTGCGATGCAGTTTCAGGCCTAGTTGTTAATGAAGATTTAATGTACTCTGCATCTTGGGATAAAAGCTTTAAAATATGGAACATATCTGAAAATCGGTGTTTGGAGTCTGTCAAAGCCCATGAAGACGCTGTGAACGCCATTGCAGTCTCTGGTAATGGTACCGTTTACACAGCTTCAGCAGATGGGTGCATAAGGGTTTGGGAGAGAGATGATACCCTACGAAAGCACGCTTTGGTAAGAACCCTAGAGAAGCACAGATCCTCCGTCAATGCTCTGGTTGTAAACGGTGATGGAAGGGTGTTGTTTTCGGGCGGTTCTGACCTTTCGATCTTTGTTTGGGAGAAGAAGAACAACAATAATGCAGATTCAGTGGTTTTTGTAGAGGCATTGTGGGGACACACGAGTGCTATACTGTGCTTAATCAACGTGGAAGATTTGTTAGCCAGTGGGTCATCAGACCGGACTGTGAGGATCTGGCAACGTGGCGAAGACAGTGGGTACCGTTGCATGGTTGTAATGGAAGGGCATGAAAAACCGGTGAAGTCGTTGGCAGCGGTAGTACGGCCGGCGGGGGCTTCCAACGGTGTTGTATCGGTTTGTAGTGGAAGTTTAGATGGGGAGATTAAGATATGGGAAATCTCAAAGTCCTCAGATCATTTGTGTAACCTGAGATGA
- the LOC122281769 gene encoding phenylacetaldehyde oxime monooxygenase CYP71AN24-like, translating to MAALTPLLQSLWQEPIGVAAQLIFFLFIPLFLLLLKHRSTRVRNLKLPPSPPKLPIIGNLHQIGTFPHRSLRSLSNKYGPIMLLRLGSVPTLVVSSPEMVKEMMKTNDVVFSNHARPTSVDISFNGGQDLVFSPYGEYWRQLRKICVQELLSHHRVQSQQFLRDEEVDVLIQKIRRSCLDHKEKSVNLTELLLDVTNYIVCRSVLGQRYEGEGGKSRWGELSVKLVLAFPTFFFRDYFPCLGWMDELLGMMRRLEKTSKEADAFLEQAIKEQEMLKTDSSSLSHKRYFLDILLQLKANGPQSFDLNRATIKAILLDMFVGATDTSRTTMEWAMAELMRNPHIMKKAQQEIRQVVGKKSKIDANDVNHMGYFKCVIKETLRLHAPAPLLVPRETSAATRLGGYDIPHNSRVYINAWAIQRDPKVWDKAEEFIPERFEKNNLADSIDQEYKFFPFGGGRRICPGVSYGLATIEYAMANLLYWFDWELPTGVKGEDLDMSEIFGLAIQKKVPLHVVPIPYNP from the exons ATGGCCGCTCTGACTCCATTGTTGCAGTCACTGTGGCAAGAGCCCATTGGAGTTGCAGCACAAttgattttcttccttttcattccccttttccttcttttgcttAAGCACAGATCAACAAGAGTTCGCAATCTCAAGTTACCTCCATCTCCGCCAAAATTACCGATAATTGGCAACCTCCATCAGATAGGCACATTCCCACATCGCTCTCTTAGATCCCTCTCCAACAAATATGGTCCCATAATGCTCTTGCGCTTGGGAAGTGTTCCAACTCTTGTGGTTTCTTCACCAGAAATGGTCAAAGAAATGATGAAGACCAACGATGTTGTTTTCTCAAATCACGCAAGACCAACTTCTGTAGATATCAGTTTCAATGGAGGCCAAGACTTGGTGTTTTCGCCCTATGGCGAGTACTGGAGACAGCTCAGGAAGATTTGTGTTCAAGAGCTTCTTAGTCATCATCGAGTACAATCGCAACAGTTCCTGAGGGACGAAGAAGTTGATGTTTTGATCCAGAAGATACGACGTTCGTGTCTAGATCATAAAGAGAAATCGGTTAATCTAACTGAGTTGCTGCTTGATGTCACGAACTACATAGTATGTCGGTCTGTTCTCGGACAAAGGTATGAAGGAGAAGGAGGTAAGAGCAGATGGGGGGAGTTGTCTGTAAAGCTAGTTTTGGCATTTCCAACCTTCTTTTTCAGAGACTATTTTCCTTGTCTGGGATGGATGGATGAGCTTCTGGGCATGATGAGGAGATTGGAAAAGACTTCCAAAGAGGCAGATGCGTTCTTGGAGCAGGCGATTAAGGAGCAAGAGATGTTGAAAACAGATTCTAGCAGCCTTTCTCATAAGCGATATTTTTTAGATATTCTTCTCCAGCTTAAAGCTAATGGCCCACAAAGTTTTGATCTCAATCGAGCCACCATCAAAGCGATCCTACTG GACATGTTTGTGGGAGCAACAGATACTTCGAGGACAACAATGGAGTGGGCAATGGCAGAGCTCATGAGAAACCCTCATATCATGAAGAAAGCGCAGCAAGAGATCAGACAAGTGGTGGGAAAGAAATCAAAGATAGATGCTAATGATGTCAATCATATGGGATACTTTAAATGTGTCATTAAGGAGACGCTTCGACTGCATGCTCCTGCGCCTCTCTTGGTTCCCAGAGAAACATCTGCAGCTACTAGACTGGGAGGGTATGACATTCCTCACAACTCGAGAGTCTATATCAATGCATGGGCCATTCAAAGGGATCCCAAAGTTTGGGACAAAGCAGAGGAATTTATTCCAGAGAGATTTGAGAAGAACAACTTAGCTGATTCTATAGACCAAGAATACAAATTCTTCCCATTTGGCGGTGGGAGAAGGATCTGTCCTGGTGTTTCGTATGGGCTTGCAACGATTGAATACGCTATGGCCAACCTCTTATACTGGTTTGATTGGGAGTTGCCCACTGGAGTAAAAGGGGAGGATTTAGACATGAGTGAGATCTTTGGGCTAGCTATTCAGAAGAAAGTTCCTCTTCACGTTGTACCAATTCCATACAATCCTTGa